TGGACTCAATATCAATATCTTTTATAGTGACATTAGAAATTTTAAATCCGTCTATATATGTCCCATCTTCTGAAACTGAAAGAAGTTTTAAAAGTCCATACTGGTTCCAGTTAGGGAACCACCAGTCAGGTGTAAAGATTCCTTTAGTCTCTCCTCCAAAATCCCCTGGGCTTGTCCAGTAACCAAGTTCAACTCCATTTAAGTAAAAGTATATATCTGAAGGCCAGTTTTCACTAACACCTGGGGCTTCTGAAGAAATTTCAAATGAAATCTGAATTTCAACAGCTTTTTGATTTTGGCGCAGAAAATTGGGGATTATATATTCTACATAACCCTTTGTAAACCAGATAATATCACAGTTAACATGCTCAGGATGAGCAAAGTATTTGGGGTCATCCACCTCTCCGATTAACTTGTCTTTTGTAGCAAGTCCGCAGGTTGGATAAACCTCAAAGATAGAATAATTACCAACTTTGATTTCGCATTCATATAATTTTTGAGGATGCTTTGTGACAATGTTAATAATTATTTTGTCTTCAACAAGACGGCAAATCTTTTGATTGCCATGTTTTCCTGCAGCCGCACTGATTGTAACAATCCCAGCAGCAATTAGCTTTTTCATGTGCTGAGTAACTGCGCCATTTGTAAGTCCAAGTTTTTGCGCAATTTCATTCATATTCATTTCACGATGTTTAC
The sequence above is drawn from the Caldicellulosiruptor bescii DSM 6725 genome and encodes:
- a CDS encoding ArsR/SmtB family transcription factor; this translates as MKQIDNLKEAKILFEALASDARLEIINLLSKHREMNMNEIAQKLGLTNGAVTQHMKKLIAAGIVTISAAAGKHGNQKICRLVEDKIIINIVTKHPQKLYECEIKVGNYSIFEVYPTCGLATKDKLIGEVDDPKYFAHPEHVNCDIIWFTKGYVEYIIPNFLRQNQKAVEIQISFEISSEAPGVSENWPSDIYFYLNGVELGYWTSPGDFGGETKGIFTPDWWFPNWNQYGLLKLLSVSEDGTYIDGFKISNVTIKDIDIESKNEIRFRVAVPDHAKNIGGVTLFGRNFGNYDQDIKFRIFYEEV